Proteins encoded in a region of the Zea mays cultivar B73 chromosome 4, Zm-B73-REFERENCE-NAM-5.0, whole genome shotgun sequence genome:
- the LOC100856944 gene encoding MKI67 FHA domain-interacting nucleolar phosphoprotein-like (The RefSeq protein has 6 substitutions compared to this genomic sequence), with protein MGMRDKKRNQKRVLARRTAVPRPGEGKDFLPLEGGPGKKLRKVQQPEEPENTATVVYIGHVPHGFYEDEMKGFFKQFGDIKRLRIARNRKTGKSKHYGFIEFENPAVAKVVADEMNNYLLFERTLQVALVEPEKVHPKLWKGVRRGFIPVDRVAIERKRHNKDKTVAEHKKMVEGIVKRDGKRRKRIKAAGIDYECPALIGSIRPSAKKIKFDEA; from the exons ATGGGGATGCGAGATAAGAAGCGGAACCAGAAGCGAGTGCTCGCGCGCCGTACCGCGGCACCGCGCCCAGGCGAGGGCAAGGATTTCCTG CCGCTGGAAGGAGGCCCCGGTAAGAAGCATCTGAAGGTGCAGCAGCCTGAAGAGCCCGAAAACACAGCCACAATCGTCTACATTGGGCATATCCCCCATGGTTTCTACGAGGACGAGATGAAAG GGTTCTTTAAGCAGTTTGGGGATATTAAGAGGCTTAGGATCGCTCGTAACCGCAAG ACAGGAAAGTCCAAGCACTATGGATTCATTGAGTTTGAGAACCCTGCT GTGGCAAAGGTCGTAGCAGATGAGATGAATAACTATCTCTTGTTTGAGCGCACCTTGCAAGTTGCACTTGTTGAGCCAGAGAAAGTTCATCCTAAATT ATGGAAAGGGGTGCGAAGGGGATTTATACCTGTTGATCGAGTAGCAATTGAACGGAAGAGACACAACAAG GATAAGACTGTAGCAGAGCACAAAAAGATGGTTGAAGGAATTGTAAAGCGGGATGGAAAGCGTCGCAAAAGAATCAAGGCAGCTGGTATTGACTATGAGTGTCCAGCTCTT